caacgatctttaggtaggtggcacatgtcaaattgacgtccacgtgaatggccggaccccgggtttcccagcagaacattgcccaaagcatcacactccctccaccggcttgttgtcttcccacagtgcatcctggtgccatcacttccccaggtaaacggcgcacacgtacatggccgtccacgtgatgtaaaagaaaatgagacGCATCGGACCAGGCGAACTTCTTCCGCTGCTCCAAGGACTAGTTCCAACTTTCGCCCGTGGACAGTGGTcaccatgggcactctgaccggtctgcggctacgcagccccatacgcagcagggtgcgatgcactgtgtgttgtgacacattcctcccataaccatcattcaaattttctgtgacttttggcacaatagaccttctgtcggttcggacaagacgggatagccttcgtagCCCTCactgagccttgggcgcccaacaccctgtcactggtTTGTGGCTTGTCCCttctcagaccactgtcagtaggtactcaccactgctctgacccagtcgtcttgccataacaatttggcccttgtcaaagtcgctcaggtctttactcctgcccatttctcctgcattcaacacgttgactacgagaactgattgttcgcttaacaTCTAATCtaaccagaccttgacatgtggccttgttaggagatgatcaatgttattcatattcacctgtgagtggtcataatgttttgctcatcagtgtatatatatattatataaatacggATATTGTCTACTTACTTTCCTGCATCAATAAAAAATCTTCGAATCTTTGAAATAtatttctttgtattgagccaagaggtcagtgtgtgatgttttgatcttctattggtcacgtgTCCTCTAGTCATCTGgattcgcaggtcagagttcaccaaacttgaactttcgtCCACTGCGGAACACAGTATTTCTTGGCTTTTCCGGTCTCCCACGTTCGGATTCATTTAAATAGGAGTGAATGGAGCATGAAGTCCAGTGTGACTGGGGCTTGCTGCCAAAAGCTCAGATACATACTCCTGTTGATAAATACTTTTTCATGTTAAAAAAGtctgaaaatcacattttcttgTAGACATTGATGAGTGTACTGTACAAGGAGTCCAGTGTGGATCAAATCAAATGTGCTTTAACACACGAGGGGGTTACCAGTGTCTTGACATACCCTGCCCAGCCAGCTACCACAGAGGACGCAGCCCAGGGTAAGATCCATTTGTAATGTAGAGAAAGATGGGGAAagatggcccctttaagaacaatgtcaatttattttaaaattgcaaCATATTTAGATATAGGTTTCGCATGAACAGGATGATGACGCAGAAAATGTGGAGTAGAAAGCGGCACTTGACGCCCTGAAGCGAACCATGTGAATTCCATatccaaagtggatagccacagcctgccggacaatttatttttgtgtagaggataagggtttaagagatttaatacacattgcaatgaatatgcaacctatggggaccagttctttaaaaccacctgcctaatattgtgtaggtcccccttgtgccgctaaaacagcgccaacccacatctcagaatagcattctgagatgatattcttttcaccacaattgtacagagcggttatccgagttaccgtagactttgtcagtttcaaccagtctggccattctcctctgaactCTCACATCATCAagacgtttccatccgcagaactgcccctcactggatgttttttgtttttggcaccattctgagttggAGATCAGCaattgcagaaatactcaaaccagcccacctggcaccaacaatcatgccgcgGTCCAAATTattgatcacatttttccccattctgatggttgatgtaaacattagctgaagctcctgacctgtatctgcatgattttatgcactgcactgctgccagttggctgattagataatagcatggatgattgttggtgccagaggggctggtttgagtatttttgtaactgctgatctcctgggattttcacgcacaacagtctctagaatttactccaaatgttgccaaaaagaaaaaacatccagtgaggggcagttctgtggatgaaaatgccttgttgatgagagagcacaacagagaatggccagactggttcgaactgacaaagtctatggtaactcagataatcgctctgtacaattgtggtgagaagaatagtatctcagaatgctattctgagatgcgggttggcgctgttttggcagcatgagggggacctatacaatattaggcaggtggttttaatgttgtggctcatcagtgtaaatatGATTTAGTTGtcagagaatttttatttaattgttttatcctGAAAGGGGGCAATCTTAGAAGATGAGCCTTGTTCCCAGTTGTCATCtgatttttacagaatttataatATACATCTGAtataattttgaataatgtatttttgtgaggggcctgggtagctcagcaagtattgacgctgactaccacccctggagtcgcaagttcaaatccagggtgtgctgagtgactccagccaggtcccctaagcaaccaaattggcccggttgctagggagggtagagtcacatggggtaacctcctcatggtcgcgattaagtggttctagCTCTCAGtagggtgcgtggtaagttgtgcgtggatcgcagatagtagcatgagcctccacgtgctttgagtctccgcggtgtcatgcacagcaagccaagggataagatgtgcggattaatgtctcagaagcggaggcacctGAAACTTGTCctgtgagtaaccatgccaccacgacgacctagtaagtagtgggaattgggcattccaaaattggggagaaaaggggataaaaaatatatttttgtcaaataatgtaCATCACTAACTCATATATTCTATGCTATAGTGTATTTTTTACAAATAAGTTGCATAATTGAATGACtgaataatgacagacaaataaaaaacagattaATCTCTAAGGTAACCTTATTCTATGAATAATATAATGTACATGactattaatatatacatattttgacACCTATACTTTTAACTGAAGCGATGTCATAATATTAATTCTGTGAATTCAGATTGAATTCCACTCAACTTGTCAATAGGTTTTAATGATTAGTGAAGATGTTTGAAATGTACATGGAATTACAAAACAGTTACCtcttgaattataataattaatacattaaataatattaaaaacaccAGCAACAATGTGCCACTGGAGGCCTTCTGCCCCAATTCTGAGGGGGCATTTTACCCCAAGGGTCAGACTTTACCttttcacttcaaaataaaaagaatatttttttactCAATAAATCTGAATACGTTACTGTGTCCGCAAATTCCCCATTAACAAACAGACATGAAAACTCTTAATTATAAACATAACAAAGTGTCACGAACCACTATGTTCCAATGACACCTGTTTTGATGGAATAAATCTCAAAAATGTTAATGTTCAAAACAGAAGATTAAATGTCAAGATTAAGAAGAGTGCTGCCAtttaataaatgtgttgagaGAAGATTTAGTCCCATTTATGGTCGAGAGaaaaaagttaaagggatagttcacgcaaaaaattatattctttcatcatttactcaccctaatgccatcccagatgtgtatgactttctgatatttcagctctgtaggtccttacaattcaagtgaatggtgaccataactttgaaggtccaaaaatcacataatggcagcataaaagtaatccatatgactccagtggttcagtaCATGTACATGAAGCAATGCTAtgactttgggtgagaaacagatacattttcaatccttttttacaataaatctccactttacctttctgaatgtaaaagtaaaattgGTTTTTATAgtttagatttatagtaaaaaagtctttaaatattgatctgtttctcacccagacatattatattgcttctgaatatatagatttaaccactggggtcatgtggataacttttatactgcctttatgtgtttgttttttttgttttttttttagcttaaagtctggtcaccattcacttgcattgtatggacctacagagctgaaatattcttctaaaaattgtattttccctttttaaaaaaatagccaataggctttagttttgtGGCAGCCATGAACAATGCTTTGCTACATGCTAGTCAGTTGCAGAAGAAATTAGGGAGAAATTTGACTGGACaagcatttaacatttttaaatgtaaattttaggGGTCTTAAAACTTTACTTAAACCTTAAATTTTTTAGGTCTTAAacctttaaaattgtaatagatacgtatatattagagctgtcaaaaatAACCTGCTAATGCAAGTGGTTAATtgttcttaatcacgattaatgcaatttttacattagattctgacactttattcagctccatgtgagtgctgaacactggttggaatagggcggaacctttgcaatgtgttcGCCAGGGCCATTACACTGTACACACCAGaaacacacaacagcgattctgTTTCAATGATTAagagatggagaaaggacctcttacaaaacaaacccagatggaaCTTGTGAGAAAAATAAAGTACTTTGTGTCCTTTTGTTTGTCGTAATTTTatcacagaagcatgtcaaatcttaactatcacctacAAGCTGAACACGATATTTGGCACTGATGAGTGAGCTTGTTGGAGTTCTCCCATAGAGGGTCTGTCGATGCTCcattttaaatgttcatataATTGTAACTTTGTATCCGTTGCCGCTGAGCTTTCAACCGTCAGTTAATGGTTAGCAGACAATTTGTAAGAAAGTATCATTACGTGGGCACTGGGCAGTGCCAGCGCTAACAGCAAAACAAGACATTGGTTGTTTTAAGAATTGCATACAACCATACTAGTCTCACTATTTCTGTTCTACATAGATATGACAGAAGCAATTGGAGTAGTATGGGTAGCATGCTATTCCGGACGCAGTCACTGTCagcagtgcttttcatgtggagtagAAAGCGGCACTTGACGCCCTGAAGCGAACCATGTGAATTCCATatccaaagtggatagccacagcctgccggccaatttatttttgtgtagagTTTataagggtttaagagatttaatacacattgcaatgaatatgcaacctatggggaccaGTTCTttaaattagtcaacctcccacttgtttaatgttacttgcattggtgctatttagagcatttctatctttatactgtgtaagactttggaaaatattaataaaacattgttacattttgttttgtttcctaagaaggaaataaatgccttttgacaggaaaacaaagtgtgtatatatattctcaaaatctgattaatcacgattaactatgaaaaataagtgtcatgattaatcatgattacaaatttaaatcaactgacagcactaatttataTCAAACAGCCAAAACTTTTACACATCTGTAATATATATCTGCTCTCATGCTCTGACCACAGTACCTGCTACAGACCTTGCACTCCCAGACTGGACTGTGCCACCGTTAGCTCTCCTCCTCTTCTCCAGTACAAGCTCCTCACTCTTCCGCGAGGTATACCTGCTCACCACAATGTGGCCCGTTTGTCAGCTTTCTCTGAGTCTGGCGTTCTCCAAGGCCACACATCCTTCACTGTCCTGGAGCAAGGAGGAGACACTGGAGAGAGGCCATTTGGGATCAAAGATGAAGCAGGAAGAGGCATTATCTTCACTGTAATGCCTTTAGATCTGCCTGGCCTGGTGCGACTTCGGGTACAAGCCACTACTCTGTCAGGCCAGGGGCGCATAACCTACCAGAGTATTTTTATAATCTATATCTCCATTTCCAAATACCCCTACTGAGTATTCATTCAAGACTGCAAAGGGGCCACAAACCTCGGAGAACAGCCCTGTATGTACTGTTGCTTTTTGGGCCATAGGAGAAGCATTAGTAAATTAACTTAATTGCCACCTATTTATGTGCCCTCTTGTAGTTGGACAGACAACACTAACTATGAATGTTAACTATGGCAGTGTGCAACATCAAAGTGTGTGTTTGGACAAACATTCAAAGCCAAGACCTATCAATGGCATATTGTATCATGTCCAAATCGTAAAGTCTTTGGATTACAATACTGTCACTCATTTTTTCAGAATGTTGGTTTATTGAATTATCATTAAGGTAATAAATACCCTGCACCTTTTACTCTTTGAAAGTAttgtagtatttttttaaatctgtcttgcctgggctgtttttttttctttttctttttctgtagcgCAACTATTTTTGGTGCTTCAATAGACATTTTCAGGATCCACTCAGTAGTACATATTTTGGAAAAACAATGAAccctaaacattaaaaaaataaaaagaataataaaaaaaaataaaaaacattcaaaaaacGGAAACAGATGGTTCCTAATATGGGGCcagataactttttttttcttcgcttTTTGATGAGGCTTCAGTTTTAGAAAGTTTCAACATGAACTGATCACCAGCAAATTCTaccttaatttaaaattaatgacATGTAATTTTTGCAATATTCTTATGTTGTATTGATATATTCATGTACATTGAGTGTAatctcagagtgtgtgtgtgtgtgtgtgtgtgtgtgtgtgtgtgtgtgtgccactgcAAGCATGTGTATGTGAACAAAAGATATGGTTGTGCTTTGACTGTTTATGACTCCTTGAAAATGAAATGTAGATTATTACAAAtgtcttaatatttttttcatatttaatctAGCACACACCTTTTGCTTTGCAAGTTGCTtcaaacctgtaggactttctttttttgaacacaaaaaatgttaggcggaatgttagcttcagtcaccattcactttcattgtatgaaaaatgatgcaatgaatgTGACTGGTGACTGAAGttaacagaaagaaagtcatcagggtgtgaatgacagaatgttcagaaACTGTACATGCTGCATTTACTATTGGAAAAGAGTATGAGGAAGTGATGTAACATAAAAACTAGTGCGGTGcggttgtgtggattattttctGTGTGCCTGTGTTAATATCCCAgttcatgggggcctgggtagctcaccaAGCAAAGAtcctgactaccacacctggagtcacaagttcaaatccatggcatgctgagtgactccagtcaggcttcctaagcaaccagttggcctggttgctagggtgggtagagtcacgttggattaacctcctcgtggtcgctataatgttgctCTACCTCTTggtggggcgagtggtgagttgtgcatggatgccgcggagaataatgtgaagcctccacatgcgctacgtctccacggtaacacgctcaacaagccacgtgataagatgcgtggattgacggtctcaggcagCTGAGAttttcctccaccacccggattgaggcgagtcacaatgccaccatgaggacctagagcatattgggaattgggcattcttaTAGGCCTACTTTGTGAAGCCTTAGAATCCAAGCTGAGGATCATAATAACAGCAtggaaacaaaaaatacatttcttgaaAGATGCATCTCCACTATTTTGGTCTTAAAATGTGGTATTTGGACTTTTTATTATTGCACTATTGCaagaaaaaaattacagtttAAGATACCGTTTTTATCGAtcgattttacacatttctccatactcaggtcactgctctcaaaacaattaacatagccatctgaacactttgtaGTGGTGCTAAACAGAttgcaaatgttatttttgattttcataattttcttgaaacatttcacacaaatttCTTTGCTCCAAGATTCATtctttcaaaacagttaacatAGACGACCAAATTAAAGTCATATATTCAAATGCACGTCAGGTTGCCAAATCCGTTCATATTGATAtctgctgtgttagtaatgcacacagcaaagaacATGCAATTTACTAAATGTTTCACACAACTATCAAGACTTCCATCTATAAAAGttgtcaaatatgaaaattcagagcaaacaaacaatgaggaatTACAAAATGAAGAAGAGGTGCAAACTGAGAAGAGGTAGAATGGGTAAAGCAGGGTGAAAGAGTAAAGATTATCTGATTATCTCAAATTATCTGAGAGTCCCTCTAATTGATCATGTATTGAATCACGGTCTCTCTGAGACAAACAGTGTTCGgcctaatgtaaacaaatgtacagtGACTTCAATCTTAACAAAAAGAAGAGGGGGGAATGGCATTGGTCTGTGTGATggggaggagggcgtggccgggccgtgagggtgcacgagagagagataaaagagagccggagatgccagttcgagagagagacacacgcggccggtgtgtgtgtgtgtgtgtgtttgtgcgtgtttgtttttatgttgttttaagttcagtttcGTCattaaagttacagtatgttgactgttctgccggttcccgcctcctccttgcccaccctgAACCCGTTACAGTCTGGATGCCACAATCAATGTCCACAATTACTGTACTATGTGTGCTCACAGTGCTGTCTtacgtaggtccatacaatattgCAAgactgctattttttatttattttttattacagagGAAGAGCAGCAACAACAAGAAATGTAATGAACAAATGGAAAAAGGTCTTTATTGTGGATTTGTATGTTAAACGTGTTATTTCAGTAGTAGAGTACAAAacacatctatagttttgatTTAAGGATTTCattttagtaaatgcattatcagaaaagaGTACATTGCTTTATTATACAGTGAAATAGAATTGTTCTGCAAAACAGAGTGTCTGTATCATCGTCTGTGTGAATAGTTTTGAGAGCACTGACTATAGTTAGGtgaaatgtataaaatcgattgagaaaaactgtaatttattattacaaaATTGCATTATAAAAATGTCAACTGTGAGGTCTTAACACATCTGAAAGTTTCAAAGTCTGGTCAACATTTGGTACCAGTTCTTGCTCGAAGTCCCACACTCTTGTGTCCACAATCAGTTCTTTTTTTGTAAGATGCCCCTGCAGTGGATCTCTTACATGTACAATTCTGCACACATTAAAAGGTACAAGGTAATTACCTCCAATGCTTTTCAAGGGGACATGCACTGAGGTTTGCTCCACCTTCCGTGGGTCAACAATCATCTTTGTGGGATTGTAAACATTCTTTCGATCAGGTTCTCTGTAAATGTGCTCCATGATATTGACACCAGGAATATCATTCCATTCTGATCTTTTGTACTTTCTACTGTCCTCAAACTGTGTTTTGGGGAATATGTGGTTCTTAATAAGGAACACACCTACATTGGGGTGTGCAGACTGAAGGTCCTCCATAAGAGAAGGCAAATTGGCATGCTTGTATGGCATGATgatctcatcaatatcattgaGGAGAACATACTTGGATTGATACATGTGCCTGTATATGCACTCATTGAGTGTTGTCAACTGGCCGTAATAGTGGAGATCACCCTTGTGTTCTTTGAAGTTCCAACCTGAGGATGGGTTAAGAAATTGATTGATAGGCCATGATACAATCTCCAGTATTCCCTCTCTTTCATAGTGCTGTAGGAGCTTTTCCAGGTCTGGTCCACAACTAGTGTTATAGATTACCACTCGCTGTATGCCCAGAAGCTTGTACATCTCAATAGTTTGCGCAAACTGCAGTACATTATTGTAGTTGCCAAAAAGGCTGGAGATGCAAACAGTGAAGTTAAATTTAAAGGTCTCACTTATCACTCGATTTTTTATTGGCAGATATTCCATGTTGAGGGTGGCTGAATCTTTATCAGTTGAGATGAGAACATGAATTGCATTTTGCAAGTGCTTATCTTTACAAATCACATCTGAGACATGAAAAGCGAAACCAAAACTGTCACTGTGTATTTGGACATCTGTGCTAacaattttacagtcattttcaaTGTTGCAGTAGACACAGTAAAGTGGCTGAAGACTGTCTCTGTTGATTATGCTGATGACTCGAATGGTCCTGTCCAATCTGTGGTCGATAAACGCAGACACCATAAAGTGCTTTGAGTCTCTGATGGGCGTTATTGAACATGACTTCCGTGATTTACTGAATGCTGCTGTAATTATGTAATAAGGATGTGTGTCCATGTGAGCCCATATCAATATGCCAATAATGGTGACAATAGATATTATTGCTAGACATTTCTTTTCCATCCTCCTTTTTATGCCTGTAGAGAAAAGAACAGAGACATTTCAAAAAATGTGCCAAAACTATCGTTCTTTTTAACCTGAGGTGGCGTCTAAAAAACACGGCGCTCCAGCACG
This is a stretch of genomic DNA from Myxocyprinus asiaticus isolate MX2 ecotype Aquarium Trade chromosome 24, UBuf_Myxa_2, whole genome shotgun sequence. It encodes these proteins:
- the LOC127415324 gene encoding glycosyltransferase family 92 protein F13G3.3-like, which gives rise to MEKKCLAIISIVTIIGILIWAHMDTHPYYIITAAFSKSRKSCSITPIRDSKHFMVSAFIDHRLDRTIRVISIINRDSLQPLYCVYCNIENDCKIVSTDVQIHSDSFGFAFHVSDVICKDKHLQNAIHVLISTDKDSATLNMEYLPIKNRVISETFKFNFTVCISSLFGNYNNVLQFAQTIEMYKLLGIQRVVIYNTSCGPDLEKLLQHYEREGILEIVSWPINQFLNPSSGWNFKEHKGDLHYYGQLTTLNECIYRHMYQSKYVLLNDIDEIIMPYKHANLPSLMEDLQSAHPNVGVFLIKNHIFPKTQFEDSRKYKRSEWNDIPGVNIMEHIYREPDRKNVYNPTKMIVDPRKVEQTSVHVPLKSIGGNYLVPFNVCRIVHVRDPLQGHLTKKELIVDTRVWDFEQELVPNVDQTLKLSDVLRPHS